A part of Capsicum annuum cultivar UCD-10X-F1 chromosome 6, UCD10Xv1.1, whole genome shotgun sequence genomic DNA contains:
- the LOC107874613 gene encoding cytochrome P450 86A1: MDPMLLYFGMVSATTAYFMWFWLLAQRLNGPKVWPLVGSLPYTFLNRRRFHDWISQNLRSTGGAATYQTCTICIPFLAWKQGFYTVTCHPKNIEHILRTRFDNYPKGPNWQNAFDDLLGQGIFNSDGDTWLMQRKTAALEFTTRTLRQAMNRWVNRTIRTRLWVILDKAAKEKKPIELQDLLLRLTFDNICGLTFGKDPETLSPKMPENPFAIAFDSATEATLQRLLYPNFLWRLKKILGIGAEKRLQKSLKVVENYISEALDSRKESPSDDLLSRFMKKKDINGNSFPSDVLKRIALNFVLAGRDTSSVALSWFFWNVMNNCHVENKIIEEISSVLKESRGEDHEKWIEEPLNFDEADKLIYLKAALAETLRLYPSVPEDFKYVISDDVLPDGTWVPAGSTVTYSIYSVGRMKTVWGEDCMEFKPERWLSTGGDRFEPPKDGYKFVAFNGGPRTCLGKDLAYLQMKSVAAAILLRYRLLPVPGHKVEQKMSLTLFMKNGLKVYMHPRELGPAATKIAMSA, encoded by the exons ATGGATCCTATGCTACTTTATTTTGGAATGGTATCTGCAACTACAGCTTATTTTATGTGGTTTTGGCTATTAGCACAGAGGCTAAATGGTCCTAAAGTGTGGCCATTAGTTGGTAGTTTACCTTATACTTTCTTGAACAGAAGGAGATTTCATGACTGGATTTCTCAAAACCTAAGGTCCACTGGTGGAGCTGCAACATATCAAACATGCACTATATGCATACCATTTCTTGCTTGGAAACAAGGATTTTATACCGTTACATGTCACCCGAAAAACATTGAACATATCCTTCGAACCAG GTTTGATAACTACCCCAAAGGACCAAATTGGCAAAATGCATTCGATGACCTTTTAGGTCAAGGTATATTCAACAGTGATGGTGACACGTGGCTCATGCAAAGAAAAACTGCAGCTCTTGAGTTCACAACCCGGACACTTAGACAAGCCATGAACCGGTGGGTGAACCGGACTATCCGAACTCGTTTGTGGGTAATTTTGGATAAAGCCGCTAAGGAAAAAAAACCGATCGAGTTACAAGATTTATTACTTCGTTTAACATTTGATAATATTTGTGGACTTACTTTTGGTAAAGACCCTGAAACTCTTTCACCCAAAATGCCTGAAAATCCATTTGCTATAGCTTTCGATTCAGCTACTGAAGCCACTTTGCAAAGACTTTTGTACCCTAATTTTCTTTGGAGGTTGAAAAAAATTCTAGGCATTGGAGCTGAAAAAAGGTTACAAAAAAGTCTCAAAGTTGTTGAAAATTACATATCAGAGGCCTTGGATTCACGTAAAGAAAgtccatcagatgatttattgtCACGTTTTATGAAGAAAAAGGACATAAATGGTAATTCATTCCCAAGTGATGTACTAAAACGCATCGCTTTGAACTTTGTCCTAGCTGGACGTGACACGTCATCCGTCGCCTTAAGTTGGTTTTTCTGGAATGTCATGAACAACTGCCACGTGGAAAATAAGATAATTGAAGAAATATCTAGCGTTCTAAAGGAAAGCCGAGGGGAAGATCATGAAAAATGGATTGAAGAGCCACTGAATTTCGACGAAGCtgataaattaatttatctcaaAGCGGCTTTGGCTGAAACTTTACGCTTGTACCCTTCGGTCCCTGAAGATTTCAAATATGTCATTTCTGACGATGTTTTGCCAGATGGCACATGGGTCCCAGCTGGCTCTACGGTAACATATTCGATATACTCCGTGGGGAGAATGAAAACGGTTTGGGGTGAAGATTGCATGGAGTTTAAACCGGAAAGATGGCTGTCGACCGGTGGAGACCGGTTCGAACCGCCAAAAGATGGATATAAATTTGTGGCATTTAATGGTGGACCTAGAACTTGCTTAGGCAAAGACTTGGCTTACCTTCAAATGAAATCTGTGGCTGCTGCAATATTGCTCCGTTACCGGCTTTTACCGGTTCCCGGTCATAAAGTTGAACAGAAAATGTCATTAACTTTGTTCATGAAAAATGGACTAAAAGTTTACATGCATCCGCGTGAACTTGGACCTGCAGCAACGAAAATTGCTATGTCTGCTTGA